A window of Oncorhynchus nerka isolate Pitt River linkage group LG4, Oner_Uvic_2.0, whole genome shotgun sequence contains these coding sequences:
- the LOC115128216 gene encoding CUGBP Elav-like family member 3 isoform X1 — protein sequence MKEADAIKLFIGQIPRNLEEKDLKPIFEQFGKIYELTVIKDKYTGMHKGCAFLTYCERESALKAQNALHEQKTLPGMNRPIQVKPADSEGRGEDRKLFVGMLGKQQSDADVRKMFEELGSIEECTVLRGPDGTSKGCAFVKYQNNVEAAAAISTLHGSRTLPGASSSLVVKFADSEKERGIRRMQQVASQLGVISPMTLHLGAYNAYTQLVQQQALVAQSAYLSPVSTITMQQLAALNPSSLMATPIASLTTSGTSTPPTMAATPVPALPPPLSYPPVPAPPNGQSASETLYTNGIHSYQAQSPVLDPIQQAYAGMQHYTGGTVVSPLESLKFPRGNFRFEMPSQQSLMFTYANTPTATYPAAYGMVGQPFPHQHTMLAQQHQQPQQLQQREGPEGCNIFIYHLPQEFTDSEMLQMFIPFGNVISAKVFVDRATNQSKCFGFVSFDNPSSAQTAIQAMNGFQIGMKRLKVQLKRPKDANRPY from the exons ATGAAGGAGGCCGATGCAATCAAGCTCTTCATCGGGCAGATACCCCGAAATCTTGAGGAGAAGGACTTGAAACCCATCTTTGAACAGTTCGGGAAGATCTATGAGTTGACGGTGATAAAGGACAAATACACGGGGATGCACAAAG GCTGTGCCTTCCTGACATACTGCGAACGAGAGTCTGCACTCAAAGCCCAGAATGCACTGCACGAGCAGAAGACGCTACCAGGG ATGAACCGGCCCATTCAAGTGAAGCCAGCAGACAGCGAGGGCAGAGGGG AAGACAGGAAGCTGTTTGTTGGCATGCTGGGGAAGCAGCAGTCGGATGCCGACGTGAGGAAGATGTTTGAGGAGCTTGGGAGCATTGAAGAGTGCACAGTGCTCCGCGGGCCTGACGGCACTAGCAAAG GCTGTGCCTTTGTGAAGTACCAGAACAACGTAGAGGCTGCGGCAGCCATCAGCACTCTGCATGGGAGCCGCACTCTACcg GGTGCCTCCTCCAGCCTGGTGGTGAAGTTCGCCGACTCTGAGAAAGAGCGAGGGATAAGGCGCATGCAGCAGGTGGCGTCCCAGCTGGGGGTCATCAGTCCCATGACCTTACACCTCGGGGCTTACAATGCCTACACACAG CTGGTGCAGCAGCAGGCTCTGGTGGCCCAGTCGGCGTATTTGTCTCCTGTATCCACCATCACCATGCAGCAGTTGGCTGCCCTCAACCCCAGCAGCCTCATGGCCACGCCCATCGCATCACTCACTACCTCAG GGACCAGCACTCCGCCCACCATGGCAGCCACACCAGTGCCTGCTCTGCCTCCACCACTCAGCTACCCTCCAGTGCCAGCTCCACCCAATGGACAGTCAGCATCTGAAACCCTGTACACCAATGGAATTCATTCTTACCAAG ctcagaGTCCAGTTTTGGATCCTATTCAGCAAGCATACGCAGGGATGCAGCACTACACAGGTGGGACAGTAGTGAGTCCGCTTGAGTCCTTAAAATTTCCCAGAGGAAATTTTAGGTTTGAAATGCCCTCTCAACAGTCCTTAATGTTTACTTATGCGAACACACCCACAGCAACATACCCTGCTGCCTATGGAATGGTGGGGCAGCCATTCCCACACCAACACACAATGCTTGCACAGCAACATCAGCAGCCTCAGCAACTGCAGCAACGAGAAG GGCCTGAGGGGTGTAACATCTTCATCTATCACCTGCCTCAGGAGTTCACTGACTCAGAGATGCTGCAAATGTTCATCCCCTTCGGCAACGTCATCTCAGCAAAGGTCTTTGTTGACCGTGCCACCAATCAGAGCAAGTGCTTTG GTTTTGTGAGTTTTGACAACCCGTCCAGTGCTCAGACAGCAATTCAGGCCATGAATGGTTTCCAGATTGGCATGAAGAGACTCAAGGTGCAGCTTAAGAGGCCCAAGGATGCCAACCGACCCTACTAA
- the LOC115128216 gene encoding CUGBP Elav-like family member 3 isoform X3 gives MKEADAIKLFIGQIPRNLEEKDLKPIFEQFGKIYELTVIKDKYTGMHKGCAFLTYCERESALKAQNALHEQKTLPGMNRPIQVKPADSEGRGEDRKLFVGMLGKQQSDADVRKMFEELGSIEECTVLRGPDGTSKGCAFVKYQNNVEAAAAISTLHGSRTLPGASSSLVVKFADSEKERGIRRMQQVASQLGVISPMTLHLGAYNAYTQLVQQQALVAQSAYLSPVSTITMQQLAALNPSSLMATPIASLTTSGTSTPPTMAATPVPALPPPLSYPPVPAPPNGQSASETLYTNGIHSYQAQSPVLDPIQQAYAGMQHYTATYPAAYGMVGQPFPHQHTMLAQQHQQPQQLQQREGPEGCNIFIYHLPQEFTDSEMLQMFIPFGNVISAKVFVDRATNQSKCFGFVSFDNPSSAQTAIQAMNGFQIGMKRLKVQLKRPKDANRPY, from the exons ATGAAGGAGGCCGATGCAATCAAGCTCTTCATCGGGCAGATACCCCGAAATCTTGAGGAGAAGGACTTGAAACCCATCTTTGAACAGTTCGGGAAGATCTATGAGTTGACGGTGATAAAGGACAAATACACGGGGATGCACAAAG GCTGTGCCTTCCTGACATACTGCGAACGAGAGTCTGCACTCAAAGCCCAGAATGCACTGCACGAGCAGAAGACGCTACCAGGG ATGAACCGGCCCATTCAAGTGAAGCCAGCAGACAGCGAGGGCAGAGGGG AAGACAGGAAGCTGTTTGTTGGCATGCTGGGGAAGCAGCAGTCGGATGCCGACGTGAGGAAGATGTTTGAGGAGCTTGGGAGCATTGAAGAGTGCACAGTGCTCCGCGGGCCTGACGGCACTAGCAAAG GCTGTGCCTTTGTGAAGTACCAGAACAACGTAGAGGCTGCGGCAGCCATCAGCACTCTGCATGGGAGCCGCACTCTACcg GGTGCCTCCTCCAGCCTGGTGGTGAAGTTCGCCGACTCTGAGAAAGAGCGAGGGATAAGGCGCATGCAGCAGGTGGCGTCCCAGCTGGGGGTCATCAGTCCCATGACCTTACACCTCGGGGCTTACAATGCCTACACACAG CTGGTGCAGCAGCAGGCTCTGGTGGCCCAGTCGGCGTATTTGTCTCCTGTATCCACCATCACCATGCAGCAGTTGGCTGCCCTCAACCCCAGCAGCCTCATGGCCACGCCCATCGCATCACTCACTACCTCAG GGACCAGCACTCCGCCCACCATGGCAGCCACACCAGTGCCTGCTCTGCCTCCACCACTCAGCTACCCTCCAGTGCCAGCTCCACCCAATGGACAGTCAGCATCTGAAACCCTGTACACCAATGGAATTCATTCTTACCAAG ctcagaGTCCAGTTTTGGATCCTATTCAGCAAGCATACGCAGGGATGCAGCACTACACAG CAACATACCCTGCTGCCTATGGAATGGTGGGGCAGCCATTCCCACACCAACACACAATGCTTGCACAGCAACATCAGCAGCCTCAGCAACTGCAGCAACGAGAAG GGCCTGAGGGGTGTAACATCTTCATCTATCACCTGCCTCAGGAGTTCACTGACTCAGAGATGCTGCAAATGTTCATCCCCTTCGGCAACGTCATCTCAGCAAAGGTCTTTGTTGACCGTGCCACCAATCAGAGCAAGTGCTTTG GTTTTGTGAGTTTTGACAACCCGTCCAGTGCTCAGACAGCAATTCAGGCCATGAATGGTTTCCAGATTGGCATGAAGAGACTCAAGGTGCAGCTTAAGAGGCCCAAGGATGCCAACCGACCCTACTAA
- the LOC115128216 gene encoding CUGBP Elav-like family member 3 isoform X2, protein MKEADAIKLFIGQIPRNLEEKDLKPIFEQFGKIYELTVIKDKYTGMHKGCAFLTYCERESALKAQNALHEQKTLPGMNRPIQVKPADSEGRGDRKLFVGMLGKQQSDADVRKMFEELGSIEECTVLRGPDGTSKGCAFVKYQNNVEAAAAISTLHGSRTLPGASSSLVVKFADSEKERGIRRMQQVASQLGVISPMTLHLGAYNAYTQLVQQQALVAQSAYLSPVSTITMQQLAALNPSSLMATPIASLTTSGTSTPPTMAATPVPALPPPLSYPPVPAPPNGQSASETLYTNGIHSYQAQSPVLDPIQQAYAGMQHYTGGTVVSPLESLKFPRGNFRFEMPSQQSLMFTYANTPTATYPAAYGMVGQPFPHQHTMLAQQHQQPQQLQQREGPEGCNIFIYHLPQEFTDSEMLQMFIPFGNVISAKVFVDRATNQSKCFGFVSFDNPSSAQTAIQAMNGFQIGMKRLKVQLKRPKDANRPY, encoded by the exons ATGAAGGAGGCCGATGCAATCAAGCTCTTCATCGGGCAGATACCCCGAAATCTTGAGGAGAAGGACTTGAAACCCATCTTTGAACAGTTCGGGAAGATCTATGAGTTGACGGTGATAAAGGACAAATACACGGGGATGCACAAAG GCTGTGCCTTCCTGACATACTGCGAACGAGAGTCTGCACTCAAAGCCCAGAATGCACTGCACGAGCAGAAGACGCTACCAGGG ATGAACCGGCCCATTCAAGTGAAGCCAGCAGACAGCGAGGGCAGAGGGG ACAGGAAGCTGTTTGTTGGCATGCTGGGGAAGCAGCAGTCGGATGCCGACGTGAGGAAGATGTTTGAGGAGCTTGGGAGCATTGAAGAGTGCACAGTGCTCCGCGGGCCTGACGGCACTAGCAAAG GCTGTGCCTTTGTGAAGTACCAGAACAACGTAGAGGCTGCGGCAGCCATCAGCACTCTGCATGGGAGCCGCACTCTACcg GGTGCCTCCTCCAGCCTGGTGGTGAAGTTCGCCGACTCTGAGAAAGAGCGAGGGATAAGGCGCATGCAGCAGGTGGCGTCCCAGCTGGGGGTCATCAGTCCCATGACCTTACACCTCGGGGCTTACAATGCCTACACACAG CTGGTGCAGCAGCAGGCTCTGGTGGCCCAGTCGGCGTATTTGTCTCCTGTATCCACCATCACCATGCAGCAGTTGGCTGCCCTCAACCCCAGCAGCCTCATGGCCACGCCCATCGCATCACTCACTACCTCAG GGACCAGCACTCCGCCCACCATGGCAGCCACACCAGTGCCTGCTCTGCCTCCACCACTCAGCTACCCTCCAGTGCCAGCTCCACCCAATGGACAGTCAGCATCTGAAACCCTGTACACCAATGGAATTCATTCTTACCAAG ctcagaGTCCAGTTTTGGATCCTATTCAGCAAGCATACGCAGGGATGCAGCACTACACAGGTGGGACAGTAGTGAGTCCGCTTGAGTCCTTAAAATTTCCCAGAGGAAATTTTAGGTTTGAAATGCCCTCTCAACAGTCCTTAATGTTTACTTATGCGAACACACCCACAGCAACATACCCTGCTGCCTATGGAATGGTGGGGCAGCCATTCCCACACCAACACACAATGCTTGCACAGCAACATCAGCAGCCTCAGCAACTGCAGCAACGAGAAG GGCCTGAGGGGTGTAACATCTTCATCTATCACCTGCCTCAGGAGTTCACTGACTCAGAGATGCTGCAAATGTTCATCCCCTTCGGCAACGTCATCTCAGCAAAGGTCTTTGTTGACCGTGCCACCAATCAGAGCAAGTGCTTTG GTTTTGTGAGTTTTGACAACCCGTCCAGTGCTCAGACAGCAATTCAGGCCATGAATGGTTTCCAGATTGGCATGAAGAGACTCAAGGTGCAGCTTAAGAGGCCCAAGGATGCCAACCGACCCTACTAA
- the LOC115128216 gene encoding CUGBP Elav-like family member 3 isoform X4 codes for MKEADAIKLFIGQIPRNLEEKDLKPIFEQFGKIYELTVIKDKYTGMHKGCAFLTYCERESALKAQNALHEQKTLPGMNRPIQVKPADSEGRGDRKLFVGMLGKQQSDADVRKMFEELGSIEECTVLRGPDGTSKGCAFVKYQNNVEAAAAISTLHGSRTLPGASSSLVVKFADSEKERGIRRMQQVASQLGVISPMTLHLGAYNAYTQLVQQQALVAQSAYLSPVSTITMQQLAALNPSSLMATPIASLTTSGTSTPPTMAATPVPALPPPLSYPPVPAPPNGQSASETLYTNGIHSYQAQSPVLDPIQQAYAGMQHYTATYPAAYGMVGQPFPHQHTMLAQQHQQPQQLQQREGPEGCNIFIYHLPQEFTDSEMLQMFIPFGNVISAKVFVDRATNQSKCFGFVSFDNPSSAQTAIQAMNGFQIGMKRLKVQLKRPKDANRPY; via the exons ATGAAGGAGGCCGATGCAATCAAGCTCTTCATCGGGCAGATACCCCGAAATCTTGAGGAGAAGGACTTGAAACCCATCTTTGAACAGTTCGGGAAGATCTATGAGTTGACGGTGATAAAGGACAAATACACGGGGATGCACAAAG GCTGTGCCTTCCTGACATACTGCGAACGAGAGTCTGCACTCAAAGCCCAGAATGCACTGCACGAGCAGAAGACGCTACCAGGG ATGAACCGGCCCATTCAAGTGAAGCCAGCAGACAGCGAGGGCAGAGGGG ACAGGAAGCTGTTTGTTGGCATGCTGGGGAAGCAGCAGTCGGATGCCGACGTGAGGAAGATGTTTGAGGAGCTTGGGAGCATTGAAGAGTGCACAGTGCTCCGCGGGCCTGACGGCACTAGCAAAG GCTGTGCCTTTGTGAAGTACCAGAACAACGTAGAGGCTGCGGCAGCCATCAGCACTCTGCATGGGAGCCGCACTCTACcg GGTGCCTCCTCCAGCCTGGTGGTGAAGTTCGCCGACTCTGAGAAAGAGCGAGGGATAAGGCGCATGCAGCAGGTGGCGTCCCAGCTGGGGGTCATCAGTCCCATGACCTTACACCTCGGGGCTTACAATGCCTACACACAG CTGGTGCAGCAGCAGGCTCTGGTGGCCCAGTCGGCGTATTTGTCTCCTGTATCCACCATCACCATGCAGCAGTTGGCTGCCCTCAACCCCAGCAGCCTCATGGCCACGCCCATCGCATCACTCACTACCTCAG GGACCAGCACTCCGCCCACCATGGCAGCCACACCAGTGCCTGCTCTGCCTCCACCACTCAGCTACCCTCCAGTGCCAGCTCCACCCAATGGACAGTCAGCATCTGAAACCCTGTACACCAATGGAATTCATTCTTACCAAG ctcagaGTCCAGTTTTGGATCCTATTCAGCAAGCATACGCAGGGATGCAGCACTACACAG CAACATACCCTGCTGCCTATGGAATGGTGGGGCAGCCATTCCCACACCAACACACAATGCTTGCACAGCAACATCAGCAGCCTCAGCAACTGCAGCAACGAGAAG GGCCTGAGGGGTGTAACATCTTCATCTATCACCTGCCTCAGGAGTTCACTGACTCAGAGATGCTGCAAATGTTCATCCCCTTCGGCAACGTCATCTCAGCAAAGGTCTTTGTTGACCGTGCCACCAATCAGAGCAAGTGCTTTG GTTTTGTGAGTTTTGACAACCCGTCCAGTGCTCAGACAGCAATTCAGGCCATGAATGGTTTCCAGATTGGCATGAAGAGACTCAAGGTGCAGCTTAAGAGGCCCAAGGATGCCAACCGACCCTACTAA